CACGGACTCCCCCCagcattaattttttttttccaggatATGCCTTAACTGCACCATGGGTGATGAGTCCATCTGGGACGACTTCCTAACGCTACTCTATCCATGCACTTCAGTgatctaattttttttctttcgaccCAAGGGCTATGGAAACAATTTGGCGCATTTCCGGGGAGGGCATAAAGTGAAATCGCACGAAAGGAAAATAGGGGACTGAGGACTCCTCacctacacacacacaattCGTTATCCTGTATGCAATCCCTTTTTAAGCACTTTCAGAAATAGCTCTCTTTGCCCCCTGAACAAATAATGCAAAATTATCAGGGCAAAGGCGCCTGGAGCAATAGCGCCATTAGAAGGCAGCCTGACGAAACGCGATAACACCAAAATTAGCCTTTCCCATTATTCAAATTAGCTACTTCGTAGGTAGTAAGGGAACTGGCCTGCGCCATTGTATCACTTGTGCGTGTACCCTATTGATAGAGACAAGCAGAAGGACGCCTGCACCCTTCAATTGGGGGAAAAATACGCGACGCATTAAATATCAACATAATATGATCATCCTGTGGAGGAATGCCTGAGAGTTGTCCCACTGAAGGGGAGCGCTTTCCACATGTTCCGTCTGCCCTCCTCTTTTAACTGACCAACTTCTATTGCACATAAAATTGAGCAAATGTGCAGGGCGGAATTTAGAAATCACCAAATTTGCCAGGTACCCATGTCCGCTTATTCAATTTTGCTACGTGAATGATAAGGGGTTcgaattgaaagaaaaaaaaatcgccactttttttttttttttttttttttaccaactTGTTGTACAATTCCGATAGGGAAGTTGGAGGACAGCTTCTATATCTTCGTTCATTTGAAAATGTGGTGGTAAGTtaagtttttctttattcgaCAGGAGCACAGTCGACATTTGCCCTTCATTTATGGGGGTCGTAGCGGAACAAAACAGGAGCGTAAAAGCGGGTCGTTCAAGTGCACTAAACATATTTGGATGTTACTCCAGAGCGTTTTTCAGTTGATACCCTCTTTACCTTGTATTTAAGAATAAATATGTAGGTATATCCCCATGTCTGCATACTCTTCCGGGCCCCTACCCGTCGCTTGTGTGCCCTTCACAGGAGTGTAACCCACGGAATAATGTACTCCCCATAAGGACGAAGTGAtcatttgtgaaaaaaaaggcgaattTTCTATAGTATCACTTAGCTGTGCTAAACAAAGTACGGGGATTGGTGTTCCTACACCTGGTGTGCCATTTTTACCACTAGGTTGTTTTTTCAGACGAATAATTGCACACATATGTGGTGAACTTCCCTTCCGTTAagccttttttccttttttttttatcacacaCAAGCTGTGCATACGTGCGTGTAAGAGTAGTGTCGCTTAAGGGAGTAATATTGAAACTTTCTGGTGGGAACAAATTCTTAAGGAAGGTAACCTTTCGCATGACTAAGAGAACTTGTAGCGTGAACAGGGCTGCTAACGGGTTGCCAAACGTAACCGCGAACGACGCGGCATATGTTACCTAGTGGAGCAAAAAAGAAGTCTATTCCCACCAAgggagtgttttttttttcaatcacAAACAGAACTCTCCAATTGGGGACTTGATCAGGAAGGGGGCAGGGCCACGTGAATtgcgaattttttcttccaccgtAGGAAGTAGCAAAcattaaaataaagaaagttTGTGCAAGAGCAATTAACCATGCGATGATGTACAGGCACGCAAGCGTGCCATTggcacatatatgcataggAACGAATACATATGTATTCATATTTGCCCATTTGATTGCGTGCCTCTTCTATGCACACAAGTTAGCGCCAAGCGGGTGAAGATACACGCGCAGTTTTCTTTCTCACAGCTTTTAAAAGATAATCCACCGTGACTTAATACACGCATTcgaaatgtacatatgcatatatgtacatagttGCATGAGCATAGGGGGCAGTATAAATATGCAGCATAATATGAAGTGGccgaaacgaaaaaaaaaagaaaaagaaaaaaaagagtccATGTGTTTTTCCTAAATGAAGAGTACATAAGTGTATGGGaaggtaaatatatatatccactAATTCTCCTTCGTCAACCTATCCACCCGACCGCGTGCGCTTTCCTTTATTCCCGTCCTTCTATGCACGTGAATGCGTTTCTTGCCATTTATAACAAGCCTACTACTTACCACTTCTACTATACTACAGAAGCCGAAACGccagggggggagaggggcttaaggaaaaattaagtgGCCACCGATGCAGCTGCAACATGGGCTTCTTTCGAAATAGCCACGAACATCAAATagcaagaaggaaaaaaaaaaataaaataaataataaaagcaggaaaaggaaaaatcaaatggggagaaaaaattaaagagtaAAAATGTTCATGTATACTGCATAAGCCATTGTTGATGCCAGCCTTATTAGTGCCCACATCATTTAGCATTTTTACGTATGCGTAACACGTGCATataatatgcatatgtacatgcttATTATTAGCCAAGGGCACCCCTCCACATGCGTAAATAATCATAAAAGTACGAAAACGTACAGAAATACTTATATAAgggtacatacatatatttcaACCTTACATGCGTTACATGCATATTTGTACATGAATACAAACGCGAACACGTATCATATGAGCTaagataaattaaaaaaaaaaagaaaggagaaaacaacGCGGGACCAAAAAGGAACCcttaaaagaaggaagaggaagaaaaacatacaTCCATCATTCATcctacgaaaaaaaaaaaaaaaaaagttgcgtAAGAATCTCCTAAAAAATACAGCCATACGAATTGAGCGCCACATAACTCAAGGAGTTATCATTTGTAGAGCTTCCCAAAGTTgataattttacaaaaactAGAGTTCACATCTCTTCCATTtaagaaagtgaaaaatgtttttctcttctggTTTCCCCTTTGATTCTATGGGCGGGCAACAAACCCGTAGGAAAAGAGAAGTAAGCAAGAGCGGAATGAATGGCGGAGAGGAGCTACGAAGGCCCCAATGGGGAAATTTCACCCATTGAGATTTGCATACATATGGGAGCATGCCTTTGTATATCATCGGATACATGCTTACGTTTACCAAGTTATCCACCACTTCACATATGCAAACATGTACAGACATGAGAACACACATGTAGATATGTCGCAGTTCGCGCGCAGAGGTTTCGTTAACACGTGCCATGTTGCGTACATACACAGATGGAAACAGAGTGTTGTGTGTCGGGCGCGCTCTTAAAACTGTACATGTAGAAAAGCCAAATGTAGTGATATCAACAGCGAGCTGGCACATTGCTGGGCTGTcgctttgttcttttccgcattttccatcgtgttccttttttttttttttttttgtgcacacaacaaatggaaaagaccGTGCTAAAGTGGAACAACTGAATATAGCTagctaaaaataaataaataaaacgcctgaacagttcatacacatttgcttttctttttttttttattttcgcctCTCCGTTCAGGTGAACAATTCAAAATATTACGAAGttttgaatttaaaaaaaaactgcaccactgatgaagtaaaaaaagcGTACAGAAAATTAGCTATAATACATCACCCAGATAAGGGAGGAGACCCAGAGAAATTTAAGGAGATCTCGAGAGCATACGAAGTTCTGtctgatgaggaaaaaaggaaattgtaCGACGAATACGGAGAGGAAGGTCTCGAAAATGGAGAACAGCCAACCGAAGCAACCGATCTGTTTGACTTCATACTGAATgcaggaaaggggaagaaaaagagaggaGAAGATATTGTAAGTGAAGTGAAGGTAACTCTGGAGCAGTTATACAACGGAGCAACGAAGAAATTAGCCATAAGTAAAGATGTTATATGTGCTAATTGTGAAGGTCATGGTGGACCAAAGGATGCCAAAGTGGATTGCAAACAATGTAACGGAAGAGGAACAAAGACGTACATGAGATATCACTCCAGTGTACTACACCAGACGGAGGTAACCTGCAATGGCTGtagaggaaagggaaaaatatttaacgaaaaggataaatgtgcaaattgTAAAGGAGGATGCGTTTTAAagacaagaaaaattatcgaaGTGTATATTCCAAAGGGAGCCCCCAATAAACATAAAATTGTATTCAATGGGGAAGCGGACGAAAAACCAAATGTAATTACAGGAAATCTTGTGGTCATACTGAATGAGAAGCCGCATCAGTTATTCAGAAGAGAAGGAGTTGACTTATTTATCTCACATAAAATTTCCTTGTATGAATCGTTAACCGGTTTTGTTGCAGAGATTGTGCACTTagatgaaaggaaaattctAGTCGACTGTACAAACTCTGGATTTGTGAGACATGGAGACATTAGGGAAATAGCGGAAGAGGGAATGCCAACATATAAGGATccatttaaaaagggaaacctATACATTACCTTTGAAGTGGAATACCCCATGGATTTAATTATaacaaatgagaagaaggaaattttgaaaattttgaagaagcaAAATGAAATTGAGAAGAAGTACGATTTGGAAAATAGTGAATGTGAAGTCGTTACATGCCAGACGGTAGACAAGGAATATTTGAAACAGAGACTCAGCAAGCAGCAGCAGCAGGATGCCTACGATGACGAAGACCATCAGCCCGAGATGGAGGGTCAGAGAGTGGCCTGCGCGCAACAGTGAAAGGGCTTCTGTGGGAGGAGCGATTTCCCCAAATCTGCGTGGTTATCGCAGACTGCATGGGATCCTTGCGCCCCAGGACGGATGCATAGAAGTGTTACATCATTTTAtaaaacggagaaaaaagagagagtGATCCAGAAGGATTAATCGAACCAATGAAGCCAAAGCAGCGGAGTGACCCTTTACGGAGGACTTAGTGACCCcctgaaaagggaaagcagAAGCCATCCCCGCATGGGGAGGTGCTCAACCTTAACTAAGGAAATTTACATTCCGGaagtgaaaagggaaacatatacgtatacttTGTCGCATTGCACCCTCTCTTCATTAACcatgggaagaaggaatcTCCTTCGCCATGCAAAAGAGGCGACACAAGCCTATTTTAAATGCAGCGTGTATTCGAGATACGTGCCTTGCCGTGAAGCTCTGAAGAAGAACGCGCAGTTGTAACGAAGTATGctgccttttttcctttgcaaaatttttggCGTCAAGCATGTTTTATGTCATGTATACACGTTATCGAGCACGTAGGCATACATCCTTGAACTCGTGCATATATTGGCGCGCATGTAGACATATAAAACTGAGATAGAGTTACATCCACACGTCAACAGGAACTGCGAGAGCGATGAAAAGATTTGAAAAGAGCAGTGAATGCGTGTCCAGAGTAGGAACAGTTAAAAAGATGTTCATcacatattttcttttttttggttttttGCATAGCTGGTTTAACTTTTGTAGCTGGAGGGCtgaattaaattattttttatttttatttttattttttacttttatcttttattttttatttttatcttttatttttattttattttttatttttatttttatatatatatatttttttcacaccttAATTGTATATGACCCCATGCGTGCAAAGCAAGCGGCACGCCGAGTACACATGCGCATtcacatgtgcatgtgtccATGTATGcttatgtatgcatgtgttGCACTCCATACACGAACATAAGAACAACGCTTTTCTCACATTCACCTCCTTTATAATCATCACTTATATAGAAGtaatttcttcaattttttaaggagCCTCTTATCGTGTAATTAGCAGtgaaatggggaaaaaaagaaaaagcggCAAGATGACAGAGCAGTATCCCCCCTACTGTTGCCTCAGGGCCTTTGGTTggtattaaaaatatgtggAAGCAACATGAGCGAATGgcattttttctgtatattgggaggtttttttttcccattacgTTAATTTTAGGTCGGTCACTCTTAAGAATAATGGCACCACGTATAACTATCCTCCCCGTGGGCAGGTCCCCGACGTGAATGATACCAACATGCCAAGGACAGAGATACGTTCTTATATGTTCCCCCGCTCCCCCCAATAAGAAGATGAATTTAATTAATGTGGCAGAAGGGAATGAGTTGAATCCTTCAGGTGAAGTCAACCCGTGTTTCGATTGGCTACGTTTTTACAAcagcaaaaaaatgatgcatTGGGATAGGCACGTTTTGATGGAATGCTTTACGCGGTGGTGTTTTTTGACATGGGGGAAGAGGGATGGTCCCTCAAAAAGAAGGGCCCTTTGTCAATGGTAAGGAGCTGATGAAGACGTGCGCAAAGGGGAATACGCGTGGTGGAATTACCacctcctcccttttttttttttttttttttttgctaggATGACCTTACTCCTGTGATAATATTCCTAcgattcttccttttgcatATCGTCCTCTTC
This genomic window from Plasmodium knowlesi strain H genome assembly, chromosome: 4 contains:
- a CDS encoding HSP40, subfamily A, putative; translation: MFFSSGFPFDSMGGQQTRRKREVNNSKYYEVLNLKKNCTTDEVKKAYRKLAIIHHPDKGGDPEKFKEISRAYEVLSDEEKRKLYDEYGEEGLENGEQPTEATDLFDFILNAGKGKKKRGEDIVSEVKVTLEQLYNGATKKLAISKDVICANCEGHGGPKDAKVDCKQCNGRGTKTYMRYHSSVLHQTEVTCNGCRGKGKIFNEKDKCANCKGGCVLKTRKIIEVYIPKGAPNKHKIVFNGEADEKPNVITGNLVVILNEKPHQLFRREGVDLFISHKISLYESLTGFVAEIVHLDERKILVDCTNSGFVRHGDIREIAEEGMPTYKDPFKKGNLYITFEVEYPMDLIITNEKKEILKILKKQNEIEKKYDLENSECEVVTCQTVDKEYLKQRLSKQQQQDAYDDEDHQPEMEGQRVACAQQ